One Nicotiana tomentosiformis chromosome 4, ASM39032v3, whole genome shotgun sequence genomic window carries:
- the LOC104092955 gene encoding protein DETOXIFICATION 27-like gives MGSVKNKEENMQPLLAEATSADWLLSQNKVERVDEDDDKDLKTRVWIETKKLWHIAGPSIFSRIATYTMNVITQGFAGHLGEVELAAISISNTVIVGLNFGLLLGMASALETLCGQAFGAKKHHMLGIYMQRSWIVLFLCCFLLLPLYIFATTILKALGQPDDVAELSGVVALWFIPLHFSFAFQFPIQRFLQSQLKMAVLAWVSLAVLAIHTVVSWLFVYKMNLGIVGAAVALDISWWLLFIGLFGYTACGGCPETWTGFSTQAFSGLWEFIRLSAASGIMLCLENWYYRILMLMTGYLGNATLALDALSICMNINGWEMMIPLAFLAATGVRVANELGAGRGKAAKFATVVSVAQSTVIGLIFCVLIMIYQDKFALIFSSSLDVLNAVKKISYLLAVTILLNSVQPVLSGVAVGSGWQSKVAYVNLGCYYLVGVPLGVLMGMVLNTGLEGMWAGMIFGGTALQTIILAFITYRCDWEKEAEKARMHVEKWSEPPPVSQS, from the exons ATGGGCAGCGTTAAAAATAAGGAGGAAAACATGCAACCGTTGCTGGCGGAGGCAACCTCCGCGGACTGGTTGCTGtcgcaaaataaagttgaaagagttgatgaagatgatgataaaGATCTAAAAACAAGAGTATGGATCGAAACCAAGAAACTATGGCATATCGCTGGTCCATCCATCTTCAGCCGTATAGCGACTTATACCATGAACGTAATTACTCAAGGTTTTGCTGGACACCTTGGTGAAGTTGAACTTGCTGCCATCTCCATTTCTAACACCGTCATTGTTGGCCTCAACTTTGGCCTCCTT CTAGGAATGGCGAGTGCATTAGAGACGCTATGCGGACAAGCTTTTGGAGCTAAAAAACACCACATGTTAGGAATATACATGCAAAGATCATGGATCGTTCTATTTCTATGTTGTTTCCTATTGCTGCCGCTGTACATATTCGCCACCACAATTTTAAAAGCGTTAGGCCAACCGGATGACGTGGCAGAACTATCAGGAGTAGTGGCGCTGTGGTTTATTCCGCTGCACTTCAGCTTTGCGTTTCAGTTTCCGATACAAAGGTTTTTGCAGAGCCAGCTGAAGATGGCGGTTCTCGCTTGGGTTTCACTGGCGGTGCTGGCGATTCACACGGTGGTTAGTTGGTTGTTCGTGTACAAAATGAATCTTGGGATAGTCGGAGCCGCCGTGGCACTGGATATATCGTGGTGGTTGTTGTTTATTGGGTTGTTTGGGTACACCGCATGTGGTGGATGTCCAGAAACGTGGACTGGTTTCTCTACACAAGCATTTTCTGGACTTTGGGAATTCATTCGACTCTCTGCCGCTTCTGGCATAATGCTTTG CTTGGAGAATTGGTACTATAGGATATTGATGTTGATGACAGGGTATTTGGGGAATGCAACGTTGGCTCTTGATGCATTGTCCATCTG CATGAATATTAATGGTTGGGAGATGATGATACCACTTGCTTTCTTAGCTGCCACCGG agTGCGAGTAGCAAATGAACTGGGTGCTGGAAGAGGAAAGGCAGCAAAATTCGCAACAGTGGTATCAGTGGCACAATCCACCGTGATTGGGTTAATCTTTTGTGTACTAATAATGATATATCAAGATAAATTTGCTCTAATCTTCTCATCAAGCCTTGACGTCCTAAATGCTGTCAAGAAGATATCTTACCTTCTTGCCGTTACTATTCTTCTAAACAGTGTTCAACCAGTTTTATCCG GGGTTGCAGTTGGATCAGGATGGCAATCAAAAGTGGCTTATGTTAATCTAGGTTGCTATTACCTTGTTGGAGTCCCTCTTGGAGTTCTTATGGGTATGGTTCTCAACACTGGTCTTGAG GGCATGTGGGCAGGAATGATTTTCGGAGGGACAGCTTTGCAGACGATAATACTGGCTTTTATAACGTATCGTTGCGATTGGGAAAAAGAG GCTGAAAAGGCTAGAATGCATGTGGAAAAATGGTCGGAGCCACCTCCAGTTAGTCAATCGTAG
- the LOC117275961 gene encoding uncharacterized protein: MDEMKKLCNFNILEGDKFVCLRGDKVISDYDGLVECRDDSDIKNMLLSYERHKDKSIDIYTLRKNDIFMSSFLGENSSRENSSEQVSETIVEEHESANSIGTNVVKRKTRGPTRCVKIINLQEGQKLVVQFDEDHQAVGENATDFTWFLGQTVRSRTCCPLKVNGWKEIEQDKIDHMWDIILKKSTQNKTNRSKRSLPPYSGTKSYARLRYEMV; encoded by the exons ATGGATGAAATGAAAAAGCTTTGTAACTTCAATATTCTTGAGGGAGATAAATTTGTTTGTTTGAGAGGTGATAAAGTTATCAGTGATTATGATGGGTTAGTGGAATGTCGTGACGATTCAGATATTAAGAATATGCTTCTAAGTTATGAGAGGCATAAGGATAAGTCAATTGATATTTATACCCTCagaaaaaatgatatttttatgaGTTCTTTTCTCGGAGAAAATAGTTCTAGGGAGAACTCGTCTGAACAAGTGAGTGAAACAATTGTGGAAGAACATGAATCAGCAAATTCAATAg GAACTAACGTTGTGAAAAGAAAAACCAGAGGGCCTACACGATGCGTGAAGATAATCAATTTACAGGAAGGACAAAAATTGGTCGTTCAATTTGATGAGGATCATCAAGCTGTTGGCGAGAATGCAACCGATTTTACTTGGTTTTTGGGTCAAACAGTTAGAAGCCGAACTTGTTGCCCATTAAAAGTAAATGGTTGGAAAGAAATAGAGCAAGACAAGATCGACCACATGTGGGACATTATCTTG AAGAAAAGCACGCAAAACAAGACAAATAGATCAAAACGTTCCTTGCCTCCATATAGTGGGACCAAAAGTTATGCAAGACTTAGATATGAAATGGTATGA
- the LOC138909058 gene encoding uncharacterized protein translates to MCMKQPYCFLSLLIPGPKAPGNDIDVYLEPLVDELQELWYYGVNTYDASRKENFCMRAALLWTINNFPAYAYLSGWSTKGALACPSCNKETPSTRLKYGRKFSYMGARRFLSSNHKWRGNKRNFNGEVERRPTPKILSGDEILNQLDSLEDIKFGKTQKRKRHEKSKGIHNWRKKSIFFKLPYWKNNLIRHNLDVMHIEKNVCDNIIGTLLDMEGKTKDNLNARRDLKEMGIRKNLHPTQRDGKWYYPAACYTLSPDEKSKGCKFLKTIKVPDGYSSNLSRCVKLEDRKIYGMKSHDSHIFLEQLLPFAICGVLPNHVYDAITELSIFFRELCSKTVRVDVLDQLAT, encoded by the coding sequence ATGTGCATGAAACAACCATATTGCTTCTTGTCTTTGTTGATACCTGGCCCTAAAGCTCCTGGAAATGATATCGATGTATACTTAGAACCTTTGGTTGATGAGTTGCAAGAATTGTGGTATTATGGAGTCAATACATATGATGCTTCGAGAAAGGAGAACTTCTGTATGCGGGCAGCACTCTTATGGACTATAAATAATTTTCCAGCCTATGCCTACTTGTCTGGATGGAGCACAAAGGGAGCTTTGGCTTGCCCTTCATGCAACAAAGAGACTCCGTCTACTCGATTAAAGTATGGCCGTAAGTTCTCTTACATGGGTGCTCGAAGGTTTTTATCGTCTAATCATAAATGGCGGGGAAATAAACGTAATTTTAATGGGGAAGTAGAAAGAAGACCTACTCCAAAAATTCTCTCTGGAGATGAAATTTTAAACCAGCTGGATAGCTTGGAAGACATTAAATTTGGTAAGACCCAAAAGAGAAAAAGACACGAAAAAAGTAAAGGCATTCataattggaggaagaaaagcaTCTTTTTCAAACTTCCTTATTGGAAAAATAATCTAATACGCCACAATTTAGACGTCATGCATATTGAAAAAAATGTGTGTGACAATATTATTGGAACGTTATTAGATATGGAAGGAAAAACGAAAGATAATTTGAATGCTCGTCGTGATTTGAAGGAAATGGGTATAAGAAAAAATTTGCATCCAACTCAAAGAGATGGAAAGTGGTATTATCCAGCAGCATGCTATACTTTATCACCAGATGAGAAGTCTAAAGGATGCAAGTTCTTGAAAACTATTAAGGTTCCAGATGGATATTCTTCCAATTTATCACGGTGTGTAAAGTTAGAGGATCGTAAAATTTATGGAATGAAGAGTCATGACTCTCATATTTTTTTGGAACAACTGCTCCCTTTTGCAATCTGCGGAGTCCTGCCGAACCATGTCTATGATGCTATTACCGAGTTAAGTATTTTCTTCAGAGAGTTATGTTCAAAAACTGTAAGAGTTGATGTATTGGATCAACTTGCAACTTAA